In the Methanocella sp. genome, CAGGCTGTCCAGCACCTGGCGCAGGTGCCACAGGTTCTTCGCGACCATGACCCCATCCTGGCGCAGGTGAAACGTATCCTCCAGGAATGTCGGGGAAGTCTTGCCCACGGGCTGCTGCTCGAGCGTGGCGGCCTTACGCTCGAAGACCCGCACGATGTTCTCGCCGTCCTGCACCTTGCGCCTGCAGATGGAGTACAGGGTACGCACGGCGAACTCCTCTCCGTCCACGGCCAGGCCTTCATTTATTAGTTCGTCGAAAATCTTGCTCTTCCCGGTACAGATCGTCACGATGAGCTCGCCCTTACAGACGATGAGAAAGCCATTGCGCTCAATCCGGACATCCCGGTAGCTGTCGCCGGCCCCGGCGAGGCGGGCGTCCCAGATGAAGATGGCCGTATATTCCTTAAAATAGTCAATGCGCGGGAAGGCCTCCTGGCCTATCTTGCTCTCCAGCACATACCCGGGAATATCGATGGCCTTGCTGATCATGTCCAGGTCGATGGGCCAGACGTCTTCGAGGGCGATCCATCCCGGGCCGTCGATTCGCGGTATCTCGCATACCATGCCATCGCTCTCGCACTGTTTTATGCCGTTCTTATCGATCGCCTTGACCACCATGCGGGATATAGTTGGAGCGGCTTTGACCTCCGGTCCCGGAGGCTGGCGGCCTTTGGCGGTCCGCCCGAGAGCCGTGAGGACCCGGAATACCCTGAGAAGCCGTAAGGCGGGCGAGGCCCGGCCGATGGCAAATGAGACCATGGGGGCGAGGTCCAGGAGCGCTAGCACGATGATAATAAGATCGAGCAGGTGCCACGGGTCCCTGATGTATTTCACGCGGGAATCCGAGAGGTAAAGCATGACGCAGTATTCGGCCACGAACATGGCGATGATGAAATAGTTGATGAGCTCCAGGATCGTCTGCATGGCCGCCGAGAAGCTGAAGACCAGGGGAAGCCCGACCACCGGTATTATCAGGAAGGCCAGAACGGTCATGACGTCTTCGCTGAACAGCCGGCTCGCCGGCCCGCGTAGCCGGCTCTTAGCCCGGGTGGAAATATCGGATAAGCCGCTCATCCTGTCTGTGTTTGCTCTCATGGCGTAATAGTCTTTCGATTTACACAAGCCAGAAAGAGCAACTACGCCATGGACTTTATTACGGGCTGCAGACGCATCCTAAAAATGCGGGGATAACAATCACTTTTCAACGGATGGCAGCAGGACCATGAATCTGGCGCCCTTCTTGTGATCGCCCTTCACCCGGTCTTCCACGCATATTTTACCATAGAAGTCCAGGTGCATCACTAAAAAAAGCATTCCCCGTATCCACGGGCATAGCTCATATCGACGTAATGCCAGGTATTTTCCGTTTTAATATCGTTCTATTTATGATTTCGCCATCTTATACTTTCTTATAACATTTGCTGTGCTGAATATGCCCTTTTAAGTCTCGGAGTGTACTGAGGCACTATTTTTCACCACAAAGGCACGAAGAGCACGGAGGCCCACAAAGTCTTTTTTATAATTAAGAGACAAAGGGCACAGAGAATGCTTTTTGAGCTTATAAGATACAGAGGATATGAAGGCACAGGGGCAAAAGTGCTCTTGTTCATTCCACTGTGTCTTTGTATCCTTCGTGCCCTGATCGCCAATGAACCGGCTTTGTGTACTTTGTAACTTAATCTAAAAAGAAAACTTTGTGAGCCTCCGTGCTCTTCGTGCCTTCGTGGTGAAAAATAGTGC is a window encoding:
- a CDS encoding CorA family divalent cation transporter, producing MSGLSDISTRAKSRLRGPASRLFSEDVMTVLAFLIIPVVGLPLVFSFSAAMQTILELINYFIIAMFVAEYCVMLYLSDSRVKYIRDPWHLLDLIIIVLALLDLAPMVSFAIGRASPALRLLRVFRVLTALGRTAKGRQPPGPEVKAAPTISRMVVKAIDKNGIKQCESDGMVCEIPRIDGPGWIALEDVWPIDLDMISKAIDIPGYVLESKIGQEAFPRIDYFKEYTAIFIWDARLAGAGDSYRDVRIERNGFLIVCKGELIVTICTGKSKIFDELINEGLAVDGEEFAVRTLYSICRRKVQDGENIVRVFERKAATLEQQPVGKTSPTFLEDTFHLRQDGVMVAKNLWHLRQVLDSLKTRKVALAGIKEEHLHLFDILYDQVDYLYETADNITDSLSSLRDLHINTQSYEMTRVMRILAIITCLALVP